The genomic segment ACCCTGTCCTGCAGGCGCCGCCCGAGCGACTCGAGGCCCTCCTGCGTCTGGGATACCGGCTCCGCAACGACGAGATGCACGGCGACGACCCGAGCAGGCAGGAACTGCACACCCTCACCGGGCAGCCGGCAGATCGCCTGTCAGCGGTCGTGGATGACATCGAGCGGGTGTTGCGCCGCGCTCTGGTCCGGCTTCTCTCCCGCGTCGTCGAGCAGTAGCCAGGGCGACTGCACCGGCACGGCGTACGAAGCCGTGCCGGCGAACAATGCGTACTACCCGGGCGGGGTTACGGCGGGGGCCTGCAGCCCGTGGTGTCCCTGTCCGCGCCCGAATGCCCGCCGTCCCCGTCGGCACCCGCCCCGCCGGTGTCACCAGATGTCGGTACCGGTGGGGACTCGAGGTGCAGTTTCCGCAGGATCGGGGCCGTCGGGACGCGGTAGTGCGCGCCGGCCCGGAACAGTGGCACCGGGAACGCGTCGCGGGCGGCCAGCTTGTAGGCCGCCGAGCGGGAGATGCCGAGGATGGCGGCGGCGGTGGCGAGGTCCGTGGTCGCCCCGAGCGCCAGGATGCGCTCCGTGGTCCACGTGCAAGCTGCGGCGTCGCTCCGTGGGTTGGCGGCGGGGGCGGGCCTGCGGGTTCGTCGTGCTGATCGCATGAGCGGTACCGGCGGGTCGCCGGCGACCAGGTCGGTCGATGTCGGATCGACCCCGGCCGGCGGGCCGGTGTCGGCGGTGGGATCGGGATGCGGGTTGTGGTGCTGCGGCGTGTGGTCGGTCATGTGGTGTCGGCTCCGCGCCGCGCCGTGGTGCGCTGACACCCTCAAACCGGTGTTTGTCAGCCGTGGCGAACACCTGCCCCCCTCACGGGGATCTCGCAGATGTCTGACAGCGGATTTCCGTCCGCATGGCTGTCCTGACAGCCCCGGGGGACACCCTTGCAGACGCCGGCGCCACGACGGTCGATCAGCGTCAGGAGACTGTCAGAGCCCACCATCAACCCAGCTCTGTCAGACACCCGGGGTTACGACCACGTCGGCCACGACAGCGACGTACGCCGATGACATAGGAGTGCTAACCGGCGTTGTCAGACCACTGTCCGGGTCCCCCAGGGCGGCAGCGGCGTCACCGAGGACACCGGCTCCGGGCCTGCCATTCGGACGGCGGCTCGTCAGACCGTCACGGCCCGCCGGGCGGACGCTGCCGGCCGGGCACGCCGACGCGCGGCGCCTGAGGGGATGCCGATAGGCGGCGGTGAAGCCGGTCGCGGTCTGACACCGCTGCGCCTTATGGCGCTGTGAGATCGTGTCAACGGGCAGGTCAGCGTGGCTTTGTCGAAACGATGACGCACGTCGAAGTCGATCGTCAGTGAGCGGTGCACGTGGGGCGGCTGACATCGTCGACCCGGTGTCCATGCCTACGCAGCCTGCACTGTCAGGAGTCCGTGAGACCGGGACGGCGCAATGCCGGTCAGGCGCGCCCGCCGCAGCGCTCCGACCGTCATCGACACTCGTCGCTGGCATGGGAGTTTGTGACATGACACCCTCCGCCACCGGCTGGCCTGGCTCGCCTCTGGATGCCGTGGACTCCGCCTTCGCCGATCTGACCTGCGGCCCCGACCCGTTGTGGACCTCGGTCCGCTGGCCGGGCAGCTCGGCGATGACACCGGTCTGCTCGGTGGTGTCAGCGCGTTGCCGGCGTTGCGGCAGTGGTTGCTGGAGCATCCGCGCGCCTACACGGTGCGGGACGTGGTGTGGCTGATCCGCCGCGCCCGTCTCGACGGGCCCGCTTGGGTCATCGCCGCGGTCGCCTTGGCGATGCCCGCGCTGCGCCGCTACGCCGGCCGGCTGGGCCGGCGACGCCCACGACCTGGACGCCGAAATCCTCACCGGCTTCCTGACCGCTCTACGCGACCAGGTCGACCTGGCCCGCCCGGCACCAAACGCGGCGCTGCGTGGCCGCGCGGCGGGCCGGCCACGAACTGCGGCAGCGTGACGGCTACCGGTGGACGACCTCGAACACGTTACCGGCCCCGTATCCCGAAGCGGCCCTACGGGCATCCGGACCTCCTCGTACGCCGCGCCGTCGAGCTGGGCATCGTCGACGAGTGCGATGAGCAGCCCTACATCGACCTGCGGCTGGGTCACCGGGCCAATCGAGCCCATCGCCGTCCGGCTCGACGTGGAGGTCGACACGCTGCGGCGGCGCGTCGAGCGCATCGACGTCCGCGTCACCGCGGCGCTCGCCGCCGGGCTCCTCACCGAGGTGACCTCACCGCAGGTGCGGGAAACGTCATCGCGCTCACTGTCGGATCGCCCGCCGGAGACCTCACCGAGCTGACAGCGACGCCCGCGGGACGACGTTCGGCGGCTGTGAGGCTTCCGCGCCGACGCCCACAGCGGTCCGCCCCGGAGCGACATGAGCGTCAGGCCGGTCGCTGACCAGCGCTGTCAGACATGGGTGAGGTTGTGTCGGAACGGTGTGGGGCCGGCAGGTGTTCGCCACGGCTCACAAACGCCGGTTTGAGGGTGCGGAACTCCTCCGGCGCCACCACGGCGTCACCCGGGGCCTGGTTGCGCCCGCCGCCGGGCCGGGACATCTGGCCGACACGGGACCGGGCGCCTGGGGTGCCGCGCCAGGTTGATGCGGTGACACCTCATCGATCGCCGCCAACCCGAGCGGGGGGACGAGCTCCTGCCGAGGTTCGCCGCGCTCCCCTGTCCGACAGGTGTCTCCCGAGCCCGGCGACCGGCTCCCCGACCACCGTTCGACGATCGCCCCGGCGTCAGCCGGGGGCGGTAGGTGCAGCCACCCATATCCCCCTACCGTGGGCGCGGTCCCGTGCCCTGACCACCACGCTGTCCACGCCTCACCGCATCGCCCGGGTCGCCGCGCCCGCCGCGGCTGCAGTCTGATCGTCCGCCACCCCTCCGCGCTCCGGGTGGAGAGCAGCCGAGGCGTTGCCTGCACGGGACATCAGCGCCGTGTTCGGCTCGGTTCGGGTTGCTGTCCGTGTTCCGGTCCGCGCCGCCCAGCAGTTCGGGGTCCAGCTTCAGGTGGACGGTGACACGGACCCGCACCGGCGTCTGTCAGCGCAGCACCGGGCCGGTGTGACAGTCCCGGCCCGCTGCTCAGAGACACCACCGGTGTCATCTCTGCCCTACCACGAATCCGAAAGGAAACCCTCGTGCCTGACCACGTCCTCCGCGTGCAGTCCGTACTCACCGCCCGCGACCATCTCCTCCTCGAATGGCTCACCGACCACGGCGTGTTCACCACACCGCAGCTCGCCCACGCCCTGTTTCCATCCCTGGACTTCGCCCAACACCGACTCGCCCGACTCACCGCCCTACGGGTCGTGGACCGGTTCCGGCCCTTCCGCCCCGACGGCGGCTCGTTCCCGTTCCACTACGTCATCGACCAACTCGGCGCGGAAGTCGTCGCCGCCCAACGCGACCAACCCCCACCCCGCCCCGGCCACGCCAAAACCAACCGGCGGCGATGGACCGCCGCCCGCACCCTCGGACATCGGCTCGGCGTCAACAGCTTCTTCACCGACCTCGCCGGCCACGCCCGCACCCACCCCGCCCACGCCCTCACCCGCTGGTGGCCCGAATCCCGCTGCGCACAAACCGGCGCGTTCGCCCGACCAGGCGACCCCGTGGCCCTGCACGCCCTGACCGCGCCGATCCACCCCGATGGCCACGGCATCTGGACCACACCCAACGCCCACGTGCCGTTCTTCCTCGAGTACGACACCGGCACCGAACCCCTGACCGAACTCATGCGCAAACTCATCGGCTACACACAACTCGCCGCCGCCGGCGGCCCCCGCTGGCCGGTGCTGTTCTGGCTCCACTCCGCTACCCGCGCCCACCACCTCCACCAACACCTCGCCGCCACCCCCGTCACGGTTCCCGTGGCCACCGCCAGCCGCGACCATGCCACCCATACCGGCCACAGCCCCGCCGGACCGCTCTGGCAACTCCACGGCCAGCCCGGCCCACTCCCCCTCGCCGACCTCGCCACTGCCATCTCCACCACGCCCACCACCTACAAGCCACCGGCCTGACCACGCCGGCGATGATCTGCCGGCGACTTGACCTTGAGCAAGAGATGAGCGTGAATGGCTCCCGCCAAAGCCGACGCGCGGCGACACCACGACCAGCGCGAATCAGGCGGCCCGCCCATAAGCGTGGCCCTCGACGAAAGGTCTACCGATGCCACAGCCTCACCGCGAACGACCCGGACGCCTCGCCGCAGTACCCGACGACATCACCGATCCCCTGCTGTGGCGCCTCGCCATCGACGTCCTCGCCGCCCACCAACCCGGACACGACGGCAACTGCCGCAACCTGCAGTGCGCCGGACAAACCGGCATCTGCGCCGCGGCATCCCACGCCCGCCGAGCGCTCACAGTCGCCCGAACAGCCACACGCCCCGCCAACCCCGCACCCCGCGAAGCGGCACCAAGACCACCCGCGCCACGCAGCGTGAATTTCATCGGCTGGTTCACGACACCGAAGCCGGCCACCACTACCGAACTGCCTGATTCTGGATCGCCACGGAGACCCATCACATCACTGCGACACGCCGCATAGCACCGACACCCCACAGGCCGCCCCTCAACGACCAGCGCCTGGCTGATACTGCTACGCCTGCTTCCGCGCCGCCGCCATCCCGCGCCAACAAGCTCATCGCCCTCGTTGAATCCCGCCGCTCCCGGCTCACTCTCGACTTCGGTCTGTCTCGGCGGCTGCGGTTACCACGACATCCAGTTGGCTCAATGGTTTGATCAAGACGGGCGCATAACCGCGCCGAGTCACATATCTGCCGCAGCAGCCGCAAGGCGAGAATGATCCGCATCATCGCAGCCGTAGGGTGCCTACCAAGACGGCGCACACTCGCGAGGGGCGGTTGACACGTTGTCGACGCTAATTCAGCTGACGGCCGAGCAGGTCGAACTCGTCCGGTATGGTGTCCTGTCCGATGCCACCTTCCAGCCGATGCCGATGGCAGCGGTCAAGTCGTTCGAGTCGGCACGGGAAGGAACCCGGCGCGCTCGTCGCGCACCGGCCCGGAAAGCAGCTGAGCCTCGCCGGCGCATTGACTCCCTAGACCGCAAGGTCGCCGCCGAATACTGGAAGCACCAAACGATCGAGCTGGCCCTGCTGATCGGCAACGTCGACCTGCCCGGCTCACAGGGCTCCGGATGGGCGGTGGTGGCGCTGGCCCGGGCGCACGCCCTCGGCAGGCTCGGCAGCGGGACGACCGGCGTACGCAATCTGGAGATCCGGAATTGGACCGTGCTGGCCACACCAATCCCGGTGGATGCCATCATCAGCGGGCTGCCGGTCAACGAGGCCCACTGGTGGCGGCGGAATCTGCACGCGTCGGCGAGGCCCATCCCGCCCAGCACCAACGAGGCGACTCTTCGCCAACTGCGGCAACGGATCACCGGCTTCGACGAGATAGTCCGGACCGTGCTGCTCCCACCCGCCCCGGCCGGTGGCGCCGCCGTCGCAGGGCGGCCCGCCCTGCAGGAAGCCCGGGACGCCAACATGACCGCGGCTCGCCTGTTCTCCCCGGACTGGCGTGACCTCGAGCCGGTCCCGCTATCCGACGAGCCGCCAGCCGAGGCAGCGGCTTTCGTCGCAGAACTGAGGCCGGACGAGAACGACCTAATCCAGGACGACATCATTCCCTTCGAGGGCTGGGAGCAGCATCGGTCGCAGGGCGGCTGGGTGGAGTTTCAGTCCGAGGGGCGCCGACTGCTGGTGAAAAACATCAACTTCAAGCGGGCTGAAACGCAGACCGGCGCGGACCTGGTCTACTGGCGCAGCGAGCCGGACGCCTTCGTCATCGTGCAGTACAAGGTGCTTGACCGTGACCGTGAAGGACTGATCCACCGGATCAATGGCAACGACCGCCTACTCGGCCAACTCGAGGCGATGCTGGCCTGCACCCGGCCGGACGGCGTCCCGCCCGCGAAGGTCGCTGACTTCCGGCTGGCCGGCACCAGCGCGTTCGTCAAGTTCGCCCATCCAATGACCAAGCTGCATACCGACCACCAGCTGATCGACGGGCATTATCTTCCCGCAGAGCTGGTCCAGCTCATGTATGCGGAACCGGATCAAGGGCGCGACGGCGGCAAGATGCTGCGCTTCCCACCAGAGCGCAGCATCGACCCTGAAACCTTCTCCCGGCTGGTCCGCGACTGCTGGATCGGCACCTCGGGCAAGGCCAGCGATGCCCTCCACCGGTTTCTACCGGGCCTCCGCGCGATGCCTCCCGCGCACCTGGTCATCGCCTACGATGAACGTCGCCGCTGACGATGCTCTTGCCTCGGGTTCGCGCAGCAGGCCGGCATGTCGAGACTGGCCGGCCTGTTCCTCTCGCGTGAGGGCCAGCAATACGATCCTGACACTGAGCGAGGCAGGCACATCAATGCGGCTCTGCCGCTCAGGCTGGACGGCTACTCGGGGTTGTTAGAGCCCCACGTGTCCCAGCGGAGGTCGTTAGGCCATGTCCGTAGCAACTGCCCGTAAATGACGAATGCGATCAGTCATTGGCGATGGCTGCTCCGCCGCTTTACCGCCGGCTATGAGATTGAGTGTTGGGCGGTCGGTGACAGCACCAAGTAGTTGCCGGATCCGCTCCACCGGCCAGCGCAGTTCTTGCGCCAGCGCGGATATGGTGAGCCCATGATCGGCAGCCAGTTCGAAGGCTCTTCTTAGGAGTGTCGGCTGTTCGCCGGGGAAGCCGTCGATAGGTTCCAGGGCTAGTTTGGATTGGTTGAGGCGTTGGTAGGCGCGTGCCGCAGTAGTGTCCGTGTAGACGCCTACTTCTCGGCAGCGGTAGATGAGGCTCTGGATCGACGTACCCCACGTGCGCTGGAGCTCAGCGAACGCCGCAAAGTTCACCCTCGCGGGCAGGAGGGGGCTGATGCTGTCGCGCGGAGTGAGGAATTCCGCGGCGAAGGCGTCGGCGTCCCGTTCATGCCTGGAGTCACCGGGAAGGGCGTCGGCGTGGAGTACGAGGTGGGCGAGTTCGTGCGCGGCGGTGAAGCGCTGCCGGTATACATCCTGGGATCGGTCGCGACTGATGACGATGAATGGCCGCGGTAGCCGTGAGGTCGAGAAAGCATCCACGGTACGGAAGTCGCCATCGGCTGGCGCATGGACGACGACGATGCCGTGGACCTCGAGAGTGCGCACGAGGTGCGGAATGGGCGCGGCGCCGAGATTCCAGTGCTGACGAAGAGCTTGGGCGGCCTGGACTGGCTCGGTGGGAAGGCTCGCGCCGGGATGAATCTCGCCGCCGGCGAACCCGGGAAGGTCTACGTGGGGCAGGAAGACGCGCCGTTCGAGGGCGTAGATGAGTTCCCAGACCTGCTCGGTAAAGGAGACGGCCTTGGCGCGCTGGTAGGAGCGTGTCTCGCGGAGATGGCGGAAGTGCGCTGCGGAGGAGTCGAGGCGGGCGTAGGGACGCCCGACCTGGAAGAAGCCAACGGGGTAGCCGAGGTGTTCGGCGAGGGCGATCAGAATCTCGGGTCGTGGCCGCGCCCCCGATTCGTACTGGCCGATGGCCGCGGCGCTGACCCCGACCCGGTCGGAGAGTTCCTTCTTGGTCAGCCCGGCGAGCTGGCGAGCTTGTGTCAGGCGTGCCGAGTCGAACTGCCTGGCGACAGCACTCGCTGACCCCGAGGGCGGCTCCACGGGAAGGCCGCCGGCAGAGAACAGGTCATCGGGCTCGTCAGTTCTGGGCATCGCTTCGCTGTTGGTGGTCGCTACGTTCGGCTACGGGGCTAACGGTGGCCTGCTCAGCGGCGGTACGGGCGCGCAGCGTCGGGCTGGCCAGCTCCGCCTGGTCGAATCGCGGCGACACGGTCGAGGCCGACGGCTGAGTCATCAGGCGTAGCCCAGGGATCGGGTCTGCGGACGGGACGAGGAGGGGTTGTGCGGATACCCAGCTCGCTGTGCCGGTCTGGCTCACGCTGATCTGGCCCCATCCGATGTTGAGCAGCCCGTGCCGCTCGTGCGCCGCGTAGTAGATGATCACGATACCGTCTGGTTCCAGCCCTCGCAGAACGTCGGCGGCATGGGTGTCCGACTCGGATTCCATCCCTTCGAAAGCCGGCT from the Micromonospora sp. WMMA1947 genome contains:
- a CDS encoding replication-relaxation family protein, which codes for MPDHVLRVQSVLTARDHLLLEWLTDHGVFTTPQLAHALFPSLDFAQHRLARLTALRVVDRFRPFRPDGGSFPFHYVIDQLGAEVVAAQRDQPPPRPGHAKTNRRRWTAARTLGHRLGVNSFFTDLAGHARTHPAHALTRWWPESRCAQTGAFARPGDPVALHALTAPIHPDGHGIWTTPNAHVPFFLEYDTGTEPLTELMRKLIGYTQLAAAGGPRWPVLFWLHSATRAHHLHQHLAATPVTVPVATASRDHATHTGHSPAGPLWQLHGQPGPLPLADLATAISTTPTTYKPPA
- a CDS encoding DNA-binding protein, translated to MRSARRTRRPAPAANPRSDAAACTWTTERILALGATTDLATAAAILGISRSAAYKLAARDAFPVPLFRAGAHYRVPTAPILRKLHLESPPVPTSGDTGGAGADGDGGHSGADRDTTGCRPPP
- a CDS encoding XRE family transcriptional regulator, with the translated sequence MPRTDEPDDLFSAGGLPVEPPSGSASAVARQFDSARLTQARQLAGLTKKELSDRVGVSAAAIGQYESGARPRPEILIALAEHLGYPVGFFQVGRPYARLDSSAAHFRHLRETRSYQRAKAVSFTEQVWELIYALERRVFLPHVDLPGFAGGEIHPGASLPTEPVQAAQALRQHWNLGAAPIPHLVRTLEVHGIVVVHAPADGDFRTVDAFSTSRLPRPFIVISRDRSQDVYRQRFTAAHELAHLVLHADALPGDSRHERDADAFAAEFLTPRDSISPLLPARVNFAAFAELQRTWGTSIQSLIYRCREVGVYTDTTAARAYQRLNQSKLALEPIDGFPGEQPTLLRRAFELAADHGLTISALAQELRWPVERIRQLLGAVTDRPTLNLIAGGKAAEQPSPMTDRIRHLRAVATDMA